The Ipomoea triloba cultivar NCNSP0323 chromosome 13, ASM357664v1 genomic interval AATGACATGCGGTGTGAATTGGAACCATAAATTGTTACGATGAGTTATATCAGATAAATGAGGCATAAACTTTCCTTAGTCAACTGATCAAAGCAAATTAGTCAAACATAGTTAGCTGTAAAATGTCAACCAGTCATGATTGAGTTTacattaaagagttaatttcccTTCTGGTCTTAAATTTTTAGGTCACaatctatttttaatttctttttttttttatcagaatatcTATATTTGATTCTAGTActaatattattgtaacatgatcaatttttttcatcaacaaaatcattaaatacaaagacgtTTTTATCATTGAATGAGTTTAtctgttatatttttatgtttttctttttaaattcgtaattaaaaactaaaatgccTTTATATTTAAAGGAAATTGTTTTGTTAATAAAGGACCAATAATGATCATACTACAATAATACTAACACCAAGTGTGAATATTCTAATAGAAAATGACTACACGTCTACCCCTatagtaggacaaaaaatgaaattaactcttacatGGTTGCCTTTTGAACAAAGAATCTCAAATACAAGtcttactatatatacatagtgTTGCTCAATATTTTTATAGGCTTCAATGATATACTTTGCATTTCCATTGAACTCCAAAGCAGAGGAAAGCCATGGATGCCTCTCAAGAAGTTGAACTCCAAAGCAGAGGTTTCCGTTAttcatagatttttttttttttatttcttttgcaatattcaactaattttatgttttttttttatgatggaATTAtaggcaataataataatgatagcCCAACGAACCAGGTGGAGATTTGGAGAAGCAAGAATTATACATGGTGGTTTAGGATAAGCCTGTACATCGTATTCCTGGTGGCAGGGCAATCCGCCGCCACGATGTTGGGACGACTGTACTACGACAAAGGAGGGAACAGCAAGTGGATGGCAACGTTGGTTCAATCCGCGGGATTCCCGATCTTGATTCCGCTCTTGTTCCTATTCCGCTCCACGGATTCTTCATCGTCATCACCGAAACATCCTCGTACTTCAACAACCATGCTGTCTCTCTACGTGTTCTTCGGCCTGCTCTTAGCCGGCGACAACATGATGTACTCCTACGGCCTCCTCTACATCCCCGTCTCCACCTATTCCCTCCTCTGCGCCACCCAGCTAGCCTTCAACGCCCTCTTCTCGTTCCTAATCAACGCCCAGAAGTTCACCGCTCTCATCCTCAACTCCCTCGTCCTCCTCACCGTGTCCGCCGCGCTCCTAGCTGTCCACGCGGACTCCGACGGCGGCACGGCGGGCGTCTCCAAGGGGAAGTACGCCATAGGATTCCTGTGCACGGTGGGCGCATCCGCCGCGTACTCGCTCTACCTCTCCCTGATGGAGCTCTCGTTCAAGAAGGTGATCGGAACAGAGACGTTCGGCGCGGTGGTGGATATGCAGGTCTTCCCGTCGTGCGTGGCGAGCTGCTGCTGCGTCGTGGGCCTTTTCGCGAGCGGGGAATGGAGGGGTTTGGAGGGGGAGATGAGTGGGTTTGAGAAGGGCCGGGTGGCGTATGTGATGACGTTGGTTTGGACGGCGGTGTCGTGGCAGATCTGTTCTGTGGGTTTGTTGGGGTTGATTTTTGAGGTTTCTTCTCTGTTCTCCAACGTTATTAGTACGCTGGGTTTGCCTAGCGTTCCGGTTCTTGCCGTCATATTCTTTGGAGACAAGATGGATGGGGTGAAGGTCATTGCATTGCTGCTTGCAATTTGGGGATTCCTGTCTTATATTTATCAGCATTACCTTGATGATTCCAAAGCTAAGTCAACTGTATCATCTACCAATCAAGTTTAGGAATCATTGTCCTAAAGATGGACACAGATTTAGGGAGAtgtatttaatatattgaaaagtTTCTGAAATGATATTTTTAGTAATGAAATACGGAGTTATACACATTGCTAGTcttttctaatttctaaataaaatagatgctcaatattaaattttaattatattgaaatattttttaaataataatatataatattttttaaaacgttcataattgtaaaattcatattatattaaagagttaattccatttttggtcctagatttataggtgacaatccgcttttagtcctttttttttttttcaaaacatccacttttggtcctagtattattatggcatgaccatttttggtcctctatcaacaaaacagtttaaatttcataaaatacaaGTGCATTTTGGTCTTCagttatgaatttttttcaaaacaacaaacataaaaatatagccgGTCAACCTagtttgtataaaaaagatcgaaatgtcctAATATTCAActgcatttcaatgattttttttgacggaggaccaaaaatggtcatgtcacaataatactaggacaaaaaaggatgttctgataaaaatggactaaaagtggattgtcacctataaatctaggacaaaaaatagaattaactctatattaaactagtattttcacccgtgcgttgcacggaattgatttgttataatatttttaaaaatatttagatcgatatacaattatataaattataacatcgaatattatatatagcgcaattgatgaaattggttggatcgattatgtttttctaatgttttccttgcttgaattagagaaaataattgcccaattacccgtgcgatgcacagataaattttttttatcatatatttagataataaaaataaagatgaaattataaaaaatttctaatattgaacgtgtacgtttatttgattataagattactGCAAAAGTGTAACgcaattaattgattaatatatttcttgtttgtctacaattatcttaaaaagattcatatgtaatatgacttatgtaattgtattattactaaaataaatcttatgtaattatattattactaaaataaatatgaaaaaataagaaataatttaattataagtattataaaaataaattcaacaaccaatatttagcttaattaccataataattattaggcaattataattagttgattacactaatatatggcaattacacttttatacattaagtatattttaatttttttaaagtttaaataatttaaagttttcaagaGGAAAgtgcaataattttttttttaaagtttttaaataatttttagtcaactaataatatcattttttttttcaatttgcctaatttccgtttcattttccattaggatctttttatattttcaattaattagcaaaattagttttcttttccattttatctttactatcgTTTGGGCGTGAAttttacaaaggatgattttatttttattaatagtagtataaatatatctacacttataataagagccaataatgttagacccttaactggaactaaaaaaatgttggtgtaatagtctgctataacatattgtactttgtgttcttcttattgtgcaacctccaattaaattcctaatatatcctaatcttttataattttaccaaatttttccgttgaatataacggaagttatttaacattaaattctt includes:
- the LOC116001653 gene encoding probable purine permease 11 yields the protein MDASQEVELQSRGNNNNDSPTNQVEIWRSKNYTWWFRISLYIVFLVAGQSAATMLGRLYYDKGGNSKWMATLVQSAGFPILIPLLFLFRSTDSSSSSPKHPRTSTTMLSLYVFFGLLLAGDNMMYSYGLLYIPVSTYSLLCATQLAFNALFSFLINAQKFTALILNSLVLLTVSAALLAVHADSDGGTAGVSKGKYAIGFLCTVGASAAYSLYLSLMELSFKKVIGTETFGAVVDMQVFPSCVASCCCVVGLFASGEWRGLEGEMSGFEKGRVAYVMTLVWTAVSWQICSVGLLGLIFEVSSLFSNVISTLGLPSVPVLAVIFFGDKMDGVKVIALLLAIWGFLSYIYQHYLDDSKAKSTVSSTNQV